GGTGACATTCAACAAACCAATCTACGTGAGTATGTGCATACTCGACATATCCAAGACGTGTTTATATCAATTTCATCACGAGTATATGGTACCTCTTTATCAGGACAAATGTAAGATCATGTACACAGATACCGATAGTTTAATTTACCATATCGAGTGCGACGACGTGTACGAGCAAATGAAACATGATAATGCGAGATTCGACACGAGCGATTACGAGGTCGATAATGCGTATGGTATTCTTCTCGCCAATAAGAAGATACCCGGCTTGATGAAGGACGAAAACAACGGCGCGATAATGACAGAGTTCGTCGGGCTTAGAGCGAAGATGTACGCTGTGAGTGATCGGTAAGAAAGACACCAAAAAAGCGAAAGGTGTCaagagtaattaaaaaaaaaaccaagtggtagtatcttaccaattacaaagagaatatatgtatatattgtcttgaaaatttgttatacaactactttcaaaaaactataaaactttgattaaataatatttaatgcaaactacttggcgctgctagacctCGACAGCGTCTAGCATCTCGTCTGCGCTCCTTACACGCCTACTAAATCTCAAGCCGTTTGTTTACATatcaaattcatataaaaagaagtttaacaaatttcacgCGTTTAATACTAAAGGCTAAACTTAATACTAAATACTAAATTGCTAAATGCTAAAcgctgaaagagagaaagagattttttGTAATACTCGGTACCACttggtttttttaaataacattaactGTAAGATGATAACATTTCTTATCattattatgcataaatacccattggagttggcgcaattcgttcatatcattagttttgtagagtccttttttgaaagaacttcaggcgcgtatacttggcgctttttttgtacctttttttaaaaaggtaattttgttgtgatttcacacattttgtagtgtgaagtatgttattcttttttataatatatgaggagatgaaagccatagtcctgtcagtcaaggtttttaaaagtattaacttacatgtttataaaatataaaattatattaagtatatttatgcacagaagtcaatatatacaagaaaaaagagtttaccccgtcgttttttatttcgtttaataaataaatataaatatacattctgtAAAAACAGTATCTGGAATTAGTTAAtcaacgtcgtcgttgtcgtcaccGACGTGGTCCTCTCACTCACGCCCTCTCAGTCTCTCATTCATTggctttctcgctctctcatttactcgctctctcgccctcttgctctctcactcactcgctctctcattcactagctctttcgctctctcattcactctctctctctctctctctctctcgctctctcactcactcgccctctcgttctctcactcactcactcactcgttctctcgcaaatatatcttttctcactccaacttcttgcattacatcgcgtcgtacacttgtcgtacaccgaccggcggagatgctgtccgtatatccgtgtgacttacacatgacggtcgggtcgataagttagaaTTTTCTAATATAGAGCCTCTACACATGATtgttatgtgtgagtcacacggatatacaacagcatctccgccggtcggtataaacggagctgctgccatctcgacgaaaagaacgaactgtacaaacgacgatgacgacgacgacgtttcttaaatgaaatttttcaatttcagattttgcatcgccatatctccgctcgtagggcacgtacaacgagacactaccgtgtctcttgataaaatggtgtgagataccctatattttaaaattgagaCCTGTATGTTCtaatataattgagtgatGAGGAaggtaaaagaggaaagcgaagtAATATAgcttaacaaattttattttcacattttaattatcggaataaataacgtttactttatcgtgTCAGTCAAATTTGTCTCGAAACagagatacaagtttttcagTTTGGTCAATTataatcggacaccctatatattataataaaaagtggacacccagtatattataattaatcatcggaataaataaagtttaaattatggcgtcaaatttttctagaatcataactacaagtttttcgagttgatcaattaaaatcgaacaccctatatattataatcaaaagtcgacaccctgtataataaaaatacgatagattgagataccctatatagtaaaaatattaaaataagaccTGTATTGTATAAAAAGGCCTGTGTCCACGATCCAAGAACTTTGTCAAAGTTCTAGTTCCGAGAAATGTGTAGCCAATGAACTTAcagtttttacataaaagctGCATGTTGATTGGCTACACATTTCTCGGACCTAGAACTTTGACCAAGAACTTGGATCGTGGACACAAGGCTTAAGGATATACCAACAGcgtctccgccggtcggtattGTAGCGGTTCGGAGCGTCGTGACGGCCATCTGCCGGAATAATCGCGAATTGTGTCGCTAGGCGTTGCGTGGCAAATTTAACTTGTTTAAAGCTCCTGGTAACGGTCGTTATTGATAAAAAgtgaattttgttaattaaaaaataattgtcttatcGGTTTCACGATTGCATTCTGTTCCCGGCTTTCGATCGCTTCAGACGTTctgttaataactttgtaatggtgcatttttataaaataatattgttcatttggcttattaaagaatttattgtCAAGTTACGTTTGCATCTTGGTTTATTCCATTGCGAATTATATTTGTACGGACGCGCATTGGTGAAGATTTGCCATAgtataaacggagctgctgccatctcgacgaaaaagaacgaactgtacaaacgacgacgacgacgtttcttaaatgaaattttccaatttcagactttgcatcgccatatctccgctcgtagggcacgtacaagaaaaataaaaacacttattatataattcgacctcaagctatccattgagcctacttagaagttgatccgttcagcggttattgagatctactaaactgagtgtctgcgaaagcgtcgcttcgcgtaaaagagtcatggtgcggtctcgctgcgcgtatacttggcgcgagacactaccgtgtctcttgatgtcgtatcgaaatcgataaCATTTGAAGACTACACGCGGTGTCTGAAAAATCAAATGGAAATGACGCGACGCCAGTCATGCATAAGATCAAAGTTACATGAGGTGTACACTATGTCAGAGCCGAAAATTGCTTTAAGTCTGTACGACGATAAGCGTTATGTTGTGGCCGGTTCTACCGACACGTTACCATGGGGACATTACCGAATACCATTGTAAATAGTGTAACATACGCGTTATATCTGTAATTAACGTAGATAGGAAATAAAGGTTTTGTATGGttccatatttataataaagattttgtattacaatcataataaatatattttaaactacATTGTCCTTGTGTATCCATGAATTGTGCGAATCATCGAATCCCAGCCATTTCACGTAAACCTCGTCGTCACCTTTTCTGCGTAACACTTTTTCCACGAGATATATGTCCGGATTAGCAACGCGATGCAATTCGTGTTCATAGAATCCTCCGGCGATTGGCTTGCAGCGCGAATCCTCGATGAGATAGGTCACGGGATTAGTTTTCTGTACTTTGATGATTTTGAATACTTCGGTCATCCAGTTCAGCGTGTAGCCTTGGTCAAAGACCGTCTTGTACTTGCTGACGCGTACCGGGTCACCTACTGTGAATCTCGCCGGGGCTGCAATTTTCACGTTGCTATACACCGTGGCCAAGAGTTTATCCGCGATCTTAGGCGTTACATCGATGGGTCGCATACCAATCGTCCGATGTTTTCGCGCGTTGTACTTTGCGACGAGCTGCTATAGTTCGTCGATCCATCTATAGTTTCCATTGAGCGTAAACATTTTCCATATGTCGTTCTTTAGCGTGCGATTGAACCGTTCCACGACCGAGGTTTTCATGGGTGAATACATAGAATAGTGATTGATATCATGTTTCATCAGGAGCCGCTGTACGTCAGCATTGTAGAATTCCTTTCCTCTGTCAGTATGCAAATTGTTTGGATATCTTCCATCCTTTCGAAATATCTTTGCAAACGACTCACAAGccacactacccaagtgccacacgccgattttgataagctttgaatatgttgttgtctaggtcaaaatatgagacacgtatttttttataccgGCCCATGTCTctattaagggggtgaaacacccccttgaaaaaaaatcggttttcatatttcttagcgaataccgtggaaacaataaaaaatataaaaaaaagtttcaagtaaaagttttatggcttCTAATGTtctttataacagtgcaattagatttttcgcaaatgtcatatttttcgaaatccctccccccctcaatttttgaaaattttttaatttatctttcaacaaaacttaaagcatatttaatgtcaaattcaaccatacatgataaaatcatattctgaaaacgcatttttcaaaaaaaagctaaaagtacctctatatcgctaTATACGCGCAAATACGGATGGGGCGCGTATAtagcgatatagaggtacttttagcttttttttttaaaaatgcgttttcagaatatgactttatcatatatggttgaatttgacattaaatatgCTTTAAGAGGATCctgggcatctatcacgtaacttttcccctaggatggaaaatgaaaaatgaaaatttcttgcatCTCAGCAGCAAATTTCATAACGTAAAAGTTCAcgcgaaattttaatttttcattttccatcctagaggaaaagttacgtgatagatgccctgGAGTGGCTAGGAAATCGGTGATTCTAGGGATACGCTATACTCTTTATTgattgtgcagaataaaaaatcatttccacaaataaagtatatatgaTAATGTATACGGATCTGTTTgagtttatattaaaaacggGGAAAAATTCGAcaattacagttttgttatcAACATGTTGCCTAACTTttgcttaatataaaagtttaacaCTTTGTACATACAAAATGGGGACACACCCGGCTGGAGacagaataaaagaaaatgaaaatgctTTTAGAAGTGAATTTAGAAGCGTAGTATAAAGAAATAGCGTTTCCCTAGGATCACccaaattttatacatatgaaATCGTTACCAAGGGTAAAAGAAAGCACAAGATTAGGTCCTTGAATGGCGCAAAaggatttctttcatcgtgcaaaaggatttttcattctgcgtaATCATtgaagatttattaaaaaaacctaTTCATTCCGTCAGTAATACAGACGGCGCAAAGGAGTTCActagccactccaggatccccttaaggtttgttgaaagataaatttaaaaattttcaaacattgagggggggagggatttcgaaaaatatgaaattttcgaaaaatctaattgcactattataaagtacattagaagccataaaacttttacttgaaacttttttaatattttttattgtttccacggtattcgctaagaaatatgaaaaccgatttttttcaagagggtgtttcgtCCCCTTAATAGCGATACAGGCCCGTATACAAAAatacttgtctcatattttgacctagacaacaacatattcaaagcttttcaaaatcggcgtgtggcacttgggtagtgttgcTTGTCAGCTGTCTCGCTTCCGCATTTACTCTTGAGCGGTACGGCCCATGCATACTTGCTCAACACGTCGATAATAGTGAGTATGTAATTGTAGTCTCTGTTGAAACGTGAGTACGGATGCATCTCCACTACATCAGCTTGCCACAGGTCATCGTATCCGCGGACTATGACGCGCCTTCGTGGAAAACTTCTTCTCGCCGGAGCATGCAGTTCCTCGACGAGTCGCCGTTTTTCGGAACTGACAGTTTTTTTACGTCCATCGGATTTTGACGATCCCATGTTTTTGGCTATACATTCATCGACTGTTAGACGTGTAATTATATGTCTCACACTGTTTTAAACGTCCCTGACTCGTTCGGTGCCGTTCCAGACCCGTTTCTGAGCCGCTCAGCGCCGGTCCGGATCCGTTTGGTGCCGTTTTTACCCCGTTCATCGCTGTTCTTGTCCCGTTCGGCGCCGTTCTTGCCCCGTTTGACACCGTTCTGGATCCATTCGGCGCCGTTCTTGCCCCGTTCTTGATCCGTTTTTGCTCCGTTCAGTGCCGTTCCAGTCCCGTTCGTTAGCCGTTCGTTGCCGTTTCTGACGCAGCGGTAGTCGACAGTAGTAGTCGAAGCTCCTTTATTGCAACCCATAACGCTTGAGTGTCCTTCTCGAACGCAATACTCAGCTTCCTCTCAACTTCTGCATGTTGATTCCGCAACATTTTAACGTACTGTTCCACGTATAGCTTGTTAACAGCGTTGGAATCGGCCTCGGGCTGCACTACACGACGAATTTTGCGCGACTGTGCGTCAAAATCAGCAGCGTGGCAACACAATGTGTTTTCACGTACGTAGTTTCTCACTACACCACTGAACTGATAATACGGATTGTTCATCGGTGCCTTCCTTCTTTCTAGTAATACACCAAACTTATTGATTGGCATGTTGGTACACACGATCGACTGATTCGTTTTGTTGATGtactgtttaattaaaatgagacctGCTCCGCGAAGTTCTTCGATAATCGACAGAATCTCATTATCGTGGATGTTATTTCCCGCTTGGCGCGAAGCTTCGAGTAATCGCAGACGATCCACCAGTTCGTTGGGATCGTTCCAGTGCACGTAATCGATTACATTGTCGTTTAGTGTCACATCGCAAGGTAATCCTCTTCCAGATCGCTTCTTAGGTACGATTGGCAGTAACGGTGCGATTACGCGGTTGTACTTGTATCCCTTGTTGCTCTTTACTTGACCATGCGCGATGTGTTTGCGTCTATGCGTATTCGTCGTCAGCAACATGCTCTTGTACGTTTGCATATCATTAGCTGTGTACATGGCTTTGTTAGAACGtttcatgaaaattagttCGTAAAAACCGGGTATACCGATGTATCGTACGCCGTCGACAAATATGTTATCACGGGTGTCCACGTCGAATCGTTTATTACCGAACATCATTTCATCCTGACCGAGATAAACGCTGTACACGTCATCTATGCCGCTCTCTCGATCACCGCTCAGGACAGggcttatgtatttttgtccTAGCGGACCTAACTGACTGTGCAGCATCTCTCGACCCTCCTGTGTTTGCAGCGTGCAATGAACGGAAGTTCGTAGTGATTCGTTCGTGGTTTCGAAATCTTTATCAGAAGAGATTTCGATCGTGGACCGTTCAAACGGTTTCCCACGTATCGGCGCTACTTCAATCGGGGTAGAGGTTGTCATGTTCAATGGAACTTGTTTTCGCTTGGGCGGTGACGTTCTCGGTGATGCGCTCAACGAGAGTTTCCTCTTATTATGTACCACATTAATCTCTCTCTGTGGGAATAATGTTTCACTCTCAGTGTCATTGGTATTCCTCATCGACTCGTCTGTCTGTATGAGCGGGCTAGATGTATCGTCCGTGGTATTATCGACAAGCTTCTGCAGAGGCTCGATGATCGGTCTAAAGTGTCTCTCCAACGCGGCATCTTCCACCATCTTGCCAGTCTTTAGAGCGCGATGCTTCTTGCGGATCGAATCACTGGTTTTTGCAATTTCCTTCACCATCTTCTCGCGCGCTTGAATATCTGTATCGTCAGTGAACGTCGCCATGTTATAACGGGGAATAAACAATTACAGACGTTTCACCGAACACGTATTAACGGTGACTAACCACTTTATGGTAACGCAAACTCATTAAATCCGTTTTATACCACCCATTAGTGATCGAGCTGTCCTTGTCTATCACTACGAAACCGTACTTGCGTTGCCAACAACTGCGACACAACGCGCAAAAATCATCGTATGACATGTCGGTATTCACGTGATCGTTGTAAATGTGTTTCAAGTTGGTACCATCCTGTTTAAACACGATGAGCAGGTTCGCGTTGTCGTGTATAAGATGCTTGGGTATCTTTGCATACTTCTGACAGAGATAGAAACAGTCGACGTTCGAGTGTCGCCCCATcgcaaagtattctctcaccGTATCCTGCTTATCGCACGCCACGTCATCAAAGACGAAGATCGAGTTTGGCCGCGCCTATATAGGAGGGACGATGCCTCaccgccgggatccgtgccataaaccaggtgatcaaaatctgtacggtgaaatctgttacaccggctccggcgggggagaGGAGTAAAGCCCCTtcctcccgccctcccgcgaagcgggctgaaaacgatcgtATATGTCCGGGGTTCCAggttcggaaaatataacctaactcaAACTTATTTCTGagttaaagctaaaattccatcaaatatactctttcgtaaacgtatatggtatcgcaaaattatgctctagtcattaaacttttttgttaataattttgtaacaaacaacgagcgacaggtgaaacctagtgcaggttattcaggaaggtgaccttgtaatatatgtcaaactcaagtccttgcttcgcgtggacagtcgaaaattcgtgcaaaatcattaaatttctttttttttaataactttttaatgaacaacgagcgacggttaaaacttgtTGAAGATGACTCAGGAGgacttctataatatatgtcaaggtcaaggtcatcggggcgggctccgttattgtcaatatttaatcCTATATTGTTCTGAATAACGCGAAAATAGTCTGTAACTggcaaaaaagcgtttttgtcgatttctcaaattccaaataaaaacctccatatctcctaaattaaaccagatagccactttcaccactctttaagttttgtttgtaatgacctgtagatgaagaatccacggtcaaaacttggcgctccgGAAATCGTAGTATCTccatttgttatattatattgtattaatatcttattataatatcaacaTATTCTTATTCGACTCCATCATTTccagaaaattgtttattcaGATGTACGTTATTATGACATTATAGAGAAACCCCCTTTCCTCCCGCTGGTTAGGTTAGCAAAAATGTCGCGGTCCCTGCGGCCTCCCTCCCCTCTCGCGGGTTAGGTCAGCGAAAAGCCCCTCTCGCGGGTTAGGTTCGCGAATAGTCCGTGgtcccccctccccctccctgCGGGTAGGTCCGCGAATATGTCATGGTCCGAGATGTCCTCCCCCCTTCCCCGCGACCCCTCGCCCAATGACGTCATACCCCCCTCCCCCTGCTGACTCAGCCCCCTTAGATCCCTGGATTAGGATCTGCCTTCCTAACCTACTCAAATGTACTTTTCTTTAACTAACTTGTTCTTTTCAAATCCAAGTATTTAGATTTCTCCGATAGAAATAGGTATATATAAATCGTCGGTAGTTCTAGtgttaagaccgtcttaagtacaattataagatatttgaaaccaatcacacagccgtattagtatcttaagacattaatacttggcgctgctaatcAATATGgtaattattctctttttttctcttatgtGGATGcgtgcatgtatgtgtgtctttctctttctcatgcgcgcgtgtgtatatgtgtgtgtgcataacattagaattaagaGGATTATGAAGTCGTCTGTATTATCCTTACGGAAAAAACACTCAAATATTgagaattttttttcaatattgggaGTATACTCCCAAAATTAAGACTATACACTTAAATGTTGAGTATATGCActatgtaaaaaaacatatccaaataatttttcataaacattCTTTTGCAACATGAAATGTTTCGGAGATACATTTGGAAACATCTTAGAAACATGACATAGTTAATGTTCGTATTCAGATACCAAAATTACGCAGACGACGTTACAGAAATATCT
The Ooceraea biroi isolate clonal line C1 chromosome 12, Obir_v5.4, whole genome shotgun sequence DNA segment above includes these coding regions:
- the LOC105279604 gene encoding uncharacterized protein LOC105279604; translation: MRPIDVTPKIADKLLATVYSNVKIAAPARFTVGDPVRVSKYKTVFDQGYTLNWMTEVFKIIKVQKTNPVTYLIEDSRCKPIAGGFYEHELHRVANPDIYLVEKVLRRKGDDEVYVKWLGFDDSHNSWIHKDNVV